The Enhydrobacter sp. sequence AATCGCGACCGCAGGCCTTCTTCGGCGCCGCGGTCGCCAATCTGCATTTGCCGGGACGATAGGTCTTATCCGCCGATCACCGCCACGAAATCGCAAGTGAGGTGACTGGGACTGTTGGCGTCGAGGAAGAGGGTATGGCGCGCGGGACGCGACTCGGCATCGGGAAACATCCTGGTCCATTCGCCGTTCAGCGCCTTGCGCCCGGTCGCGGGATCCTTCATCCAGAAGTTGACCTTGACGATGTCGTCCACCGTGCCGCCTGCCGCCTCGACGCACAGCCTGATCTGCTTGAAGACGTTGGTGACCTGCCCGTCGAGATCGGCCGGCATCGCGCTGGTCTCGGGATCGCGACCGCTGATGACGCTCGACATCAGGATGTTGCCGATGCGGCTCGCATTGGGGATCGGGTTCTGGTGCTTGAATCCCGGATAGCTGACGCTCTTGCGCTTGGCCATTGCTTGTTTCTCCTGTTGCAATTCCCGCGGCTCGTGATTTGGTCGGCCAGCATGGCATCAAGAAGTATCTGAAGCGACTGCAAAGGAGGAAACGATGGCGCTCGTGGAGTATGAGCGGGATGGAGCGATCGTCACCCTGACGCTCAACCGGCCGGAGAAGCTCAACGCGTTCAGCGACGAGCTGGTCGGCGTGCTGGGCGAGGCGCTGCATCGCTTCGATGTCGACGACGAGGCCGAGATCGCCATCCTGCACGGCAACGGCCGTGCCTTCTCGAGCGGCGCCGATGTCCATCAGCGCCAGCTCCGCTCGCGCGAGGAGTTCCTGAAGCTCGGCGGCCCGCAGGGGCGCGGCACGCATTCGGCCGACCTGCTGACGAAGGCCGTCAACTGGAAGCCGGTCATCGCCGCGCCACATGGTTACGTCCTGGGCCTGTCAGTGGGCATCGTGCTCGAGTGCGATCTGATCGTGGCGGAGGAGGGCACGCGCTTCCAGATCACCGAAACCTCGCGCGGCCTCGGCGCGGGCAAATATTGGGGCCTGATGCAGTTCCGCGGCGGTGGCGCCTTCACAATGGAAGCGGCACTGACGGGGCGCTTCTTCACCGCCGAGGAGGCCTTCGCGGCCAACCTGATCAACCGCGTGGCGCCCAGGGGCAAGCATCTCGACGTAGCGCGGGAGCTTGCCGAGGAAGTGATCGGGAACCCGCCGCTCAGCGTGCGCTCGACCGTGAGATTGAGGCGCTGGTACATGGACCGCATGAGCCGCGAGATCATGCATCAGACCGCGCCCGAGCGACTCTATCTCACCGAGGACTTCCAGGAGGCCGCCAGGGCCTTCACCGAGAAGCGCAAGCCCGCCAGGTTCAAGGGGCGGTGATATGAGGACGAGCGGCGACCGCATCCTCACCAGCCATGCCGGCAGCCTGCCGCGGCCCGACGATCTCATCGAGGCCAACCGGCAACGCGAGGCGGGCAAGGCGGACGAGGCCGAGTTCCAGGAGGCGTTGCGGCGGAGCGTGGCGGACGTCGTGCGTCGCCAGAAGGAGGCGGGCATCGCGGTGCCCGGCGACGGCGAGTACGGCAAGTCGATGGGCCACAAGGTCAACTACCGCGCCTGGTGGAGCTATTCGTTTCAGCGCCTGGGCGGACTCAAGGTGGCCGGGCTCGGCCTCTACGACTTCCCGGTGCGCCGTTCGAGCCCGGGCAACGTCGTCCTGTCGAGCTTCGGCGATCGTCGCGACCGCCTGCGCTTCGCCGCGGCCTATGCCGATCCGGAGTCGGGCGTCTCCACCGGGCCGCGCACGACCGACTGGCCGGTCTGCGTCGGCCCGCTCACCTATACCGGCCAGGCGGCCATCGCGGCGGACATCGCCAACTTCAAGGCGGCGCTCGCCGCCAACGACATCAGCGAGGGCTTCATGACCTCGATCGGTCCGGGCAGCGCCTCGCGCATCGGCAACGAGCACTACAGGAGCGACGAGGAATTCGTGTTCGCCTGCGCCGAGGCGATGCGCGAGGAGTACAAGGCGATCGTCGATGCGGGTCTCATCCTGCAGATCGACGATCCGGCGATCGCCGAGAACTTCGACCAGATCAACCCCGAGCCCTCGGTCGAGGACTATCGCAAGTTCACCATGCCGCGCGTCGAGGCGCTGAACCATGCGCTGCGCGGCCTGCCGCAGGATCGCATCCGCTTCCATCTCTGCTGGGGAAGCTGGCACGGACCGCATACGACCGACATCGCCATGCGCGACATCGTCGAGGTGATGCTGAAGATCGATGCCGGCGCCTATTCCTTCGAGGCGGGCAATGTGCGCCACGAGCACGAATGGGCGGTATGGAAGGAGACCAGACTGCCCGACGACAAGCTGATCCTGCCGGGCGTGGTGAGCCACGCCACCAACGTCGTCGAGCATCCCGAGCTGGTGGCCGAACGCATCGGCCGCTTCGCGCGGCTGGTCGGTCGCGAACGCGTCATCGCCTCGACCGACTGCGGTCTCGGCGGCCGCGTCCATCGTGACATCGCCTGGGCCAAGCTCGAGATGCTGGCGCAAGGCGCCTCGATCGCGAGCCGCCGGTTGTGGCAGTGATCGTCTTTTGGACCGCGGGCATCCCGCTCGCTCATGAGCGAGCCGCAGGCTCACGGTCCACAAGAGCTTCTGCCATCTCGCGCAGCTTGTTGCGCTGGATCTTGAAGCCGTTGGCCGAGGGAGTCCTGGGGAAGTCGTCGACCGCGAAGACGCGCAACGGCACCTTGTAGTTGGCGAGGCCCTGCTTGCAATGGGCGATGACGGCGCCTTCGTCGAGGCCGGCGCCCGCCGCCAGCGTCACGAAGGAGACGGCACGAACACCTTCGGGCCGGGCGAGTGCGATGGTCTGGCAAGCCTCGATGCCGGGCAGCCTCTGGATGTGGGTCTCGATCTCGAGCGGATTGACCAGGAAGCCCGAGAGCCGCAGCACGTCGCCCATGCGGCTCAGGAACGTGAACCCCCCGTCGGCATCGAGCTCGCCCAGATCGCCGGTGCGGACATAGCCGTCGGCGGTGACCGTCTCGACCGTCGCCTTCTCGTTGCCCCAGTACCCCACCATCAGCGACGGGCCGGCGCACTCGATCATGCCGGGCTGCCCAGGCTCCAGCAGCGCGCCGCTTTCGGGGTCGCGTATGCGCACATGGGCGAGCGGCGATGTCGGCATGCCGCCGCCCTTCTTGCGCCGGACTGTCGGGGCGTCGAGAGGCTGTGCCGCGTACAGCGCCTGCACCTCGCTCATCCCGTAGAGGCCGCGCAGGATCAGGCCGCGCCGCTCCGCCGTCTCGGCGATCGATTCGAGCGCGGTATTGAAACCGGCATAGCCGGCCCATCGCACCGAGGGCATCGGCCTCTCGCCCGGCATGCGTTCGAGCAGACGGGAGAACATGTCGTCGCTGCCGAACAGCGTGGTCGGCCGATGGCGCTCGATCAGCGCGGCGATCGTATCGATGTCGTACGACTCCACCAGAACGCAGGGCTTGCCGGCGGCGAGCGCGGTGAGCGTCTGGTTGAAGCCGAAAACCCCGCAGAGCGGCATGATGCTCAGCGACAGCGTGTCGGCGGCCGCGAGACCGAAGGCGCGGGCCACTTGCTGGGCGTGGCCTGCGATCGCGCCCTGGCGATGGGCCACGAACTTCGGCGCGCTGGTGGTGCCGGAGGTGGTGAAGATATTGCAGACGGCCCTTGCGCCGGCATCGCTGGGGCCGCGCCGCGGCCGCGTCAGCAGACGGTCGAAAGGCACCCGCCGCAACCGCTCGACTGCGCCCGGCGTGGCGGCTGGCGTCTCGCCGACGATGACCAGCGCCTCGAGCGCATCGAGCGCCTGCGGCTCGATGTCGGCCAGGATCGAGAGGAAGTCGATGTGGCGGAAGCCGGGCGCACAGGCGAGCACCTTGGCGCCCGACCGGCTCACGATGTCGGCGACCTCGACGGCGCGATAGCGCGTGTTGACGGCGACGGCGATGGCACCGAGCCGTGCGCAGGCGAAGTAGAGCAGGAGATAGGCCGGCACGTTGGGCAGCCAGAGCGCCACACGGTCGCCGCGGCCGACGCCGAGATCGGCCAGGCCCTGCGCCACGCGCAGCGCGCGCTCGGCGAGCTCGGCAAAGGAGATCGTGCGGTCGCCATGCAGAAGCGCAGGCATGTCCGGTGTCTGCCCGGCCCAGTCGGCCAGCAGAGCCCAGACGTCCGAAGCAGGCTTGTCGAGCGGCATGCGGGCGGAGCCTACCTCAAGGCGGGGGCTCTGCCGAGGAGGCACCTCGTCGCCGAGTCTCCGACGCGCTATGTAGGGACGAAGCCACGGAGGAAGAAATGAAGCTCGCCTACTCAGCCGCCAGCCCCTATGTGCGCAAGGTGACGGCCTGCGCCATCAAGCGCGGCATCGACGACAGGATCGAGCGGCTGAAGATCGGCACCACCGATCCGGCGCTGCTGCAGTACAATCCGCTGTCCAAGGTGCCGACGCTCATGACCGACGACGGCATGGCGATCTACGACAGCCCGGTGATCTGCGAATATCTCGACAGCGTCGGCTCGGCGCCCAAGCTGTTCCCGGCCGCGGGCCCCGCGCGCTGGCGGGCATTGACGCAAATGGCGCTGGGCGACGGCATCCTCGACGCCACCCAGCCGCGCCGCCGCGAGCTCACGCTGCCGCAGGACGAGGGCCGCAAGAGCTATATCGAGCTGCAGCAAGGCAAGGTGAAGCGCGCCGTCGACCTCCTCGAGAAGGAGGCTGATACGCTGGGCGCGCTCGCGACCATCGGCGAGATCACGATCGGCTGCGCGCTGGGCTATCTCGATTTCCGCTATGCCAACGAGCCATGGCGTCCCGGCCATCCCAAGCTCGAGGCCTGGTATGCAAAGGTGGTGAAGCTGCCGCCACTCGCCGAGACCATGCCGGTGGGATGACGGCAAACGGGCTTTGGCCTAGGATCGCGCAGGATTTCGCCTCGGCATAGGAGCAGCCTATGAGCGACGACGTCGTCCTGAAGCCCGACACGGTCGCCAAGCCCAAGGTCCAGCAGCCGCGCCTCTACAAGGTCATCCTGCTGAACGACGACTACACGCCGCGCGAATTCGTCGTGCAGGTTCTGAAGGCGGTCTTCCGCACCAGCGAAGACCAGGCCTATCGCATCATGATGACCGCGCATCAGAGGGGGGCTTGCGTCGTCGCCGCCTTCACACGCGACGTCGCCGAGAGCAAGGCGAGCGAGGGCACCGACATGGGCCACCGCAAGGGCTATCCGCTCGCCTTCTCGACCGAGCCGGAGGAGTGACGACCGAACGGTCGTCACTTCAGATCGGCGCAGAACTCCTGGATGCGGCGGCAGCCCTCGCGCAGGCTCTCGATGTCGGTGGCATAGGAGATGCGGAAGTAGGGGCTCATGCCGTAGGCCGCGCCCTGCACCGTGGCGACCTGGCGCTCCTCGAGCAGCGCCGTCACGAAATCGGTGTCGGTCTCGATCTTGCGGCCGGCCCTGGTGGTCTTGCCGATGCAGCCCGCGATGTTGGGGAAGACATAGAACGCGCCCTCGGGCTTGTGACAGGTGATGCCCTTCGCGTCGCGCAGCCAGCCGACCACGAGGTCACGCCGGTTCTGGTAGTCGGCCACGCGTTCCCCGATCAGATCCTGCGGGCCGTCGAGCGCGGCCGTGACGGCGGCCTGGCCGATCGTCGAGACGCCCGCGGTCGCC is a genomic window containing:
- a CDS encoding glutathione S-transferase N-terminal domain-containing protein, which codes for MKLAYSAASPYVRKVTACAIKRGIDDRIERLKIGTTDPALLQYNPLSKVPTLMTDDGMAIYDSPVICEYLDSVGSAPKLFPAAGPARWRALTQMALGDGILDATQPRRRELTLPQDEGRKSYIELQQGKVKRAVDLLEKEADTLGALATIGEITIGCALGYLDFRYANEPWRPGHPKLEAWYAKVVKLPPLAETMPVG
- a CDS encoding RidA family protein; this encodes MAKRKSVSYPGFKHQNPIPNASRIGNILMSSVISGRDPETSAMPADLDGQVTNVFKQIRLCVEAAGGTVDDIVKVNFWMKDPATGRKALNGEWTRMFPDAESRPARHTLFLDANSPSHLTCDFVAVIGG
- a CDS encoding enoyl-CoA hydratase-related protein, which encodes MALVEYERDGAIVTLTLNRPEKLNAFSDELVGVLGEALHRFDVDDEAEIAILHGNGRAFSSGADVHQRQLRSREEFLKLGGPQGRGTHSADLLTKAVNWKPVIAAPHGYVLGLSVGIVLECDLIVAEEGTRFQITETSRGLGAGKYWGLMQFRGGGAFTMEAALTGRFFTAEEAFAANLINRVAPRGKHLDVARELAEEVIGNPPLSVRSTVRLRRWYMDRMSREIMHQTAPERLYLTEDFQEAARAFTEKRKPARFKGR
- a CDS encoding AMP-binding protein, with product MPLDKPASDVWALLADWAGQTPDMPALLHGDRTISFAELAERALRVAQGLADLGVGRGDRVALWLPNVPAYLLLYFACARLGAIAVAVNTRYRAVEVADIVSRSGAKVLACAPGFRHIDFLSILADIEPQALDALEALVIVGETPAATPGAVERLRRVPFDRLLTRPRRGPSDAGARAVCNIFTTSGTTSAPKFVAHRQGAIAGHAQQVARAFGLAAADTLSLSIMPLCGVFGFNQTLTALAAGKPCVLVESYDIDTIAALIERHRPTTLFGSDDMFSRLLERMPGERPMPSVRWAGYAGFNTALESIAETAERRGLILRGLYGMSEVQALYAAQPLDAPTVRRKKGGGMPTSPLAHVRIRDPESGALLEPGQPGMIECAGPSLMVGYWGNEKATVETVTADGYVRTGDLGELDADGGFTFLSRMGDVLRLSGFLVNPLEIETHIQRLPGIEACQTIALARPEGVRAVSFVTLAAGAGLDEGAVIAHCKQGLANYKVPLRVFAVDDFPRTPSANGFKIQRNKLREMAEALVDREPAARS
- the clpS gene encoding ATP-dependent Clp protease adapter ClpS; amino-acid sequence: MSDDVVLKPDTVAKPKVQQPRLYKVILLNDDYTPREFVVQVLKAVFRTSEDQAYRIMMTAHQRGACVVAAFTRDVAESKASEGTDMGHRKGYPLAFSTEPEE
- a CDS encoding cobalamin-independent methionine synthase II family protein, with protein sequence MRTSGDRILTSHAGSLPRPDDLIEANRQREAGKADEAEFQEALRRSVADVVRRQKEAGIAVPGDGEYGKSMGHKVNYRAWWSYSFQRLGGLKVAGLGLYDFPVRRSSPGNVVLSSFGDRRDRLRFAAAYADPESGVSTGPRTTDWPVCVGPLTYTGQAAIAADIANFKAALAANDISEGFMTSIGPGSASRIGNEHYRSDEEFVFACAEAMREEYKAIVDAGLILQIDDPAIAENFDQINPEPSVEDYRKFTMPRVEALNHALRGLPQDRIRFHLCWGSWHGPHTTDIAMRDIVEVMLKIDAGAYSFEAGNVRHEHEWAVWKETRLPDDKLILPGVVSHATNVVEHPELVAERIGRFARLVGRERVIASTDCGLGGRVHRDIAWAKLEMLAQGASIASRRLWQ